In Crinalium epipsammum PCC 9333, the following are encoded in one genomic region:
- a CDS encoding DNA gyrase/topoisomerase IV subunit A, whose protein sequence is MAKQLNLLAGGQIIPTPLHTEMQRSYLEYAMSVIVGRALPDVRDGLKPVHRRIIYAMHELGLTPDRPYRKCARVVGDVLGKYHPHGDQAVYDALVRMVQDFSSRYPLLAGHGNFGSVDNDPAAAMRYTETRLSPISHEGLLSEIGEATVDFIGNFDNSQQEPTVLPAQLPILLLNGSSGIAVGMATNIPPHNLGEVVDGLVALIDKPDLPDQKLWEIIPGPDFPTGGEILGLEGIREAYTTGRGSIPLRGVANIEDGESESSSATATKSKRSRQRRIPIVVTELPFQVNKAAWIEKVAELVNHGKIEGIADLRDESDREGMRVVIEIKRDTNPHKVLDQLYKQTALQSNFGAILLALVDGQPRQLTLRQMLEEFLNFREQTLTKQYNYELEQAQRRVHLVEGLLTALSQLDDIIDLLRKAPDGSTAKVTLQSQFNFSDAQTDAILSMPMRRLTGLERKNLQSEFDELSKRIELLNRLLSDRQELLKNLKKDLRAIKRKYTDPRRTKIIVNNQKTPVSTAKTQQAEVSSDLAPKRRKSSATTKTSKIDESSAQLEIINTEPPETEVVLEFTQKGYVRRLPKNGGKSAGSKASNDFVINTNIIGSQAELVVLTSSGKAYPVKVRDIPPTSSNSRGTPLITLLPAASENIVKHFFLSDAPKDANLVLVTQKGQIKRLQASELTNLTNRGLTLIKLKEDDKLSFVNFTKERQQVVLATSGGRLLRFLVNDQQLPVMGRTAQGLQALRLGRAEHLVSAMSVSINDNLLLVSQLGYGKRLPINALRLANRADIGTQSFQFTSKQDAIAGVIIVQPASEVVLVTSTQRYLRLNADQVPLLGKDGTGDRIIQLNSDEKIISLAISNDQ, encoded by the coding sequence ATGGCAAAACAACTGAACCTGCTAGCAGGCGGTCAGATTATCCCCACACCACTGCATACAGAGATGCAACGGTCTTATCTTGAATATGCCATGAGTGTGATTGTTGGGAGAGCTTTACCTGATGTCCGCGATGGCTTAAAACCAGTGCATCGGCGCATTATATATGCAATGCACGAACTCGGTTTAACTCCAGATCGACCTTACCGGAAATGCGCCCGTGTAGTCGGGGATGTATTAGGTAAATATCATCCTCACGGCGATCAGGCAGTTTATGATGCCTTAGTGCGGATGGTGCAAGACTTCTCTAGCCGTTATCCACTGCTTGCTGGTCATGGCAACTTTGGTTCAGTAGATAACGACCCAGCCGCAGCTATGCGTTACACTGAAACGCGCCTTTCCCCAATTAGCCATGAAGGGTTACTGAGTGAAATTGGTGAAGCAACGGTTGATTTTATTGGAAACTTCGATAACTCCCAACAAGAACCAACTGTATTACCAGCACAATTGCCAATATTATTACTCAACGGTTCTTCGGGTATCGCTGTTGGTATGGCAACCAATATTCCCCCACATAATTTGGGTGAAGTGGTAGATGGTTTAGTTGCTTTAATTGATAAACCCGATCTCCCCGATCAGAAGTTATGGGAAATAATTCCAGGTCCAGATTTTCCCACAGGTGGAGAAATTCTGGGACTTGAAGGAATTAGAGAAGCTTACACAACTGGACGTGGTAGTATCCCGTTGCGGGGAGTTGCTAACATTGAGGATGGTGAATCAGAATCTAGCTCTGCTACTGCTACTAAATCGAAAAGATCGCGTCAGCGACGGATACCCATCGTGGTGACAGAGTTACCTTTCCAGGTAAATAAGGCAGCTTGGATTGAAAAGGTAGCAGAACTGGTAAATCATGGCAAAATCGAGGGAATTGCCGATCTCAGGGACGAAAGCGATCGCGAAGGAATGCGCGTAGTAATAGAAATTAAACGCGATACTAATCCCCATAAAGTTCTAGACCAACTTTATAAGCAAACAGCACTACAAAGTAACTTTGGAGCGATTTTACTAGCATTAGTAGATGGGCAACCTCGCCAGTTAACTCTGCGCCAAATGTTGGAGGAGTTTCTCAATTTCCGCGAACAAACCCTGACGAAGCAATATAACTATGAATTAGAACAAGCTCAAAGGCGTGTACATTTAGTAGAAGGATTGCTAACGGCATTAAGTCAGTTAGATGACATAATTGATTTACTCAGAAAGGCTCCTGATGGTAGTACTGCAAAAGTTACCTTACAAAGCCAGTTTAATTTTAGTGATGCTCAAACAGACGCAATTTTATCAATGCCGATGCGCCGTTTGACGGGTTTAGAAAGGAAAAACTTACAAAGCGAGTTTGACGAGTTAAGTAAAAGAATCGAATTGTTAAATCGGTTATTGAGCGATCGCCAAGAGTTATTAAAAAATCTTAAAAAAGATTTAAGAGCAATAAAACGTAAATATACCGATCCTCGCCGCACTAAAATAATTGTTAATAATCAAAAAACTCCAGTTAGCACAGCAAAAACTCAGCAGGCAGAAGTTAGCAGCGATTTAGCCCCCAAACGCCGCAAGTCATCTGCTACTACTAAAACCTCAAAAATTGATGAATCGTCTGCACAACTAGAAATTATTAATACTGAACCTCCAGAAACAGAAGTTGTTTTGGAATTTACCCAAAAGGGGTATGTGCGACGACTACCTAAAAATGGTGGTAAATCTGCTGGTTCAAAAGCTAGTAATGATTTTGTAATTAATACTAATATAATTGGGTCACAAGCAGAGCTAGTAGTATTAACGAGTAGTGGTAAAGCTTACCCCGTAAAAGTGCGCGACATTCCCCCAACATCGAGTAATTCACGGGGAACACCACTAATTACCTTGCTACCCGCAGCATCAGAAAATATAGTAAAACACTTTTTCCTTTCAGATGCACCAAAAGACGCTAACTTAGTTTTAGTGACTCAGAAAGGGCAAATTAAGCGTCTACAAGCTTCTGAACTAACTAATTTAACTAATCGTGGTTTAACACTAATCAAACTAAAGGAAGATGATAAATTATCTTTTGTTAACTTCACCAAAGAGCGTCAACAGGTAGTATTAGCAACTTCTGGTGGTAGACTACTGCGATTTTTAGTGAACGATCAACAATTGCCTGTAATGGGACGCACAGCGCAAGGCTTACAAGCATTACGTCTTGGTCGGGCAGAACATTTAGTTAGTGCTATGAGTGTCAGTATAAATGATAACTTGTTGCTAGTTTCCCAACTCGGATATGGTAAACGTTTACCGATAAACGCTTTAAGATTAGCAAATCGTGCAGATATTGGGACTCAATCGTTTCAGTTTACCAGCAAGCAGGATGCTATAGCTGGAGTAATAATAGTGCAGCCAGCATCGG